A part of Nocardioides sp. WS12 genomic DNA contains:
- the uvrB gene encoding excinuclease ABC subunit UvrB, which translates to MRPVTDLERRVAPFHVESDYVPSGDQPAAIAEITKRLNAGAKDVVLLGATGTGKTATVAWVAEQVQRPLLVLQPNKTLAAQFANELRQLFPNNAIEYFVSYYDYYQPEAYVPQTDTYIEKDSSINEEVERLRHSATNSLLTRRDVIVVSTVSCIYGLGTPQEYVDRMLRLRVGEEHDRDSVLRRLVEIQYTRNDMAFTRGTFRVRGDTLEIFPVYEELAVRIEFFGDEIERLMTLHPVTGEVLTEDTELHVFPASHYIAGPERMEKAINGIELELADQLATFERQGKMLEAQRLRMRTTYDVEMMRQVGSCSGIENYSMHMDGRGRGTAPNTLLDYFPEDFLMVVDESHVAIPQIGGMYEGDMSRKRNLVDHGFRLPSAMDNRPLRWEEFLERIGQTIYLSATPGNYELDKVQGDVVEQIIRPTGLVDPQVVVKPTKGQIDDLIHEIRVRTEKQERILVTTLTKKMSEDLTDYLLDAGIRTRYLHSEVDTLKRIELLRDLRLGLYDVLVGINLLREGLDLPEVSLVAILDADKEGFLRSDKSLIQTIGRAARNVSGEVHMYADRITRSMESAIEETNRRREKQVAYNVAHGVDPQPLRKKIADITEMLAREDETTQELLQSWADAGVKGRAGGVRPKKSPTPQLRSTDIGGHAAALAGLPSADLAQLIQDLTDQMKGAAAELQFELAARLRDEISDLKRELRQMMEATK; encoded by the coding sequence ATGCGTCCGGTCACTGATCTCGAGCGTCGAGTCGCCCCTTTCCATGTCGAGTCGGACTACGTTCCCTCGGGCGACCAGCCTGCGGCCATCGCGGAGATCACCAAGCGCCTGAACGCGGGGGCCAAGGACGTCGTACTCCTCGGTGCCACCGGCACGGGCAAGACGGCCACGGTGGCCTGGGTCGCCGAGCAGGTCCAGCGCCCCCTGCTCGTGCTGCAGCCCAACAAGACGCTGGCCGCCCAGTTCGCGAACGAACTGCGCCAACTCTTCCCGAACAACGCCATCGAGTACTTCGTGTCGTACTACGACTACTACCAACCCGAGGCGTACGTCCCGCAGACCGACACCTACATCGAGAAGGACTCCTCGATCAACGAGGAGGTCGAGCGGCTGCGTCACTCGGCCACCAACAGCCTGCTGACCCGTCGCGACGTGATCGTGGTGTCGACGGTGTCGTGCATCTACGGCCTCGGCACCCCGCAGGAGTACGTCGACCGGATGCTCCGGTTGCGTGTGGGCGAGGAGCACGACCGCGACTCGGTGCTGCGCCGCCTCGTCGAGATCCAGTACACCCGCAACGACATGGCGTTCACCCGCGGCACCTTCCGGGTCCGGGGGGACACCCTGGAGATCTTCCCCGTCTACGAAGAGCTCGCCGTGCGCATCGAATTCTTCGGCGACGAGATCGAGCGGCTGATGACGCTGCACCCGGTGACCGGTGAAGTGCTCACCGAGGACACCGAGCTCCACGTCTTCCCGGCCAGCCACTACATCGCCGGCCCGGAGCGGATGGAGAAGGCGATCAACGGCATCGAGCTCGAGCTCGCCGACCAGCTCGCGACCTTCGAGCGGCAGGGCAAGATGCTCGAGGCGCAGCGGCTGCGGATGCGCACGACGTACGACGTCGAGATGATGCGGCAGGTCGGTTCCTGTTCGGGCATCGAGAACTACTCGATGCACATGGATGGCCGTGGGCGCGGCACGGCACCCAACACGCTCCTGGACTACTTCCCCGAGGACTTCCTCATGGTGGTCGACGAATCGCACGTGGCGATCCCGCAGATCGGTGGCATGTACGAGGGCGACATGTCGCGCAAGCGGAATCTCGTCGATCACGGTTTCCGGCTGCCGAGTGCGATGGACAACCGGCCGCTGCGCTGGGAGGAGTTCCTCGAGCGGATCGGTCAGACGATCTACCTGTCGGCGACCCCGGGAAACTACGAGCTCGACAAGGTTCAGGGTGACGTCGTCGAGCAGATCATCCGCCCGACGGGCCTGGTCGACCCGCAGGTGGTCGTGAAGCCGACCAAGGGCCAGATCGACGACCTGATCCACGAGATCCGGGTGCGCACCGAGAAGCAGGAGCGGATCTTGGTCACCACGTTGACCAAGAAGATGTCCGAGGACCTCACCGACTACCTCCTCGACGCCGGCATCCGGACCCGTTATCTGCACTCCGAGGTCGACACCCTCAAGCGCATCGAGCTGCTGCGTGACCTCCGGCTGGGCCTGTACGACGTCCTCGTCGGCATCAACCTGCTGCGTGAGGGCCTCGACCTGCCGGAGGTCTCACTCGTCGCGATCCTGGACGCCGACAAGGAAGGCTTCCTGCGCTCGGACAAGTCCCTGATCCAGACGATCGGCCGGGCCGCGCGCAACGTGTCGGGCGAGGTCCACATGTACGCCGACCGGATCACCCGGTCGATGGAGTCGGCGATCGAGGAGACCAACCGGCGCCGCGAGAAGCAGGTCGCCTACAACGTGGCCCACGGTGTCGACCCCCAGCCGCTGCGCAAGAAGATCGCCGACATCACCGAGATGCTGGCCCGCGAGGACGAGACCACCCAGGAGTTGCTCCAGTCCTGGGCCGATGCCGGCGTGAAGGGGCGCGCCGGGGGAGTCCGGCCCAAGAAGTCGCCGACCCCGCAACTGCGGAGCACCGACATCGGCGGGCACGCTGCCGCCCTGGCGGGCCTGCCGAGTGCCGACCTCGCCCAGCTGATCCAGGACCTCACCGACCAGATGAAGGGTGCCGCAGCGGAGCTCCAATTCGAGCTCGCGGCGCGGTTGCGTGACGAGATCAGCGACCTGAAGCGTGAACTCCGTCAGATGATGGAAGCAACGAAATGA
- a CDS encoding ABC transporter permease, whose translation MVVEVTKIIFTRKFQLREFLEQAWFVTTVTLMPTIMVSIPFGAVISLQVGNLTGQLGAQSFAGATAVLATVREAAPMAAAMIIAGAAGSAICSDLGARKIREEIDAMEVLGIDPLERLVAPRVVATVFVALMINGIVIAAGIGGGYFFTVIVQGGSAGAFLSTFAQLASLPDLYIAMIKAAIFGWLAAIIGAYKGLNAGGGPSGVGRAVNEAVIIAFMALFFLNAVITAIYFQVAPPVGL comes from the coding sequence ATGGTGGTCGAGGTCACCAAGATCATCTTCACTCGCAAGTTCCAGCTCCGGGAGTTCCTCGAGCAGGCCTGGTTCGTCACCACCGTGACGTTGATGCCCACGATCATGGTGTCGATCCCGTTCGGCGCGGTCATCTCGCTCCAGGTCGGCAACCTGACCGGCCAGCTCGGTGCGCAGTCGTTCGCGGGCGCCACCGCCGTGCTCGCCACGGTGCGCGAGGCGGCGCCGATGGCGGCCGCCATGATCATCGCCGGCGCCGCCGGGTCCGCCATCTGTTCGGACCTCGGTGCCCGCAAGATCCGCGAAGAGATCGATGCCATGGAAGTGCTGGGCATCGACCCGCTCGAACGCCTGGTGGCGCCGCGCGTGGTGGCAACGGTCTTCGTGGCCCTGATGATCAACGGCATCGTGATCGCCGCAGGCATCGGTGGCGGCTACTTCTTCACGGTCATCGTCCAGGGCGGGTCCGCCGGGGCCTTCCTGTCGACCTTCGCTCAGCTCGCGTCGCTGCCTGACCTCTACATCGCCATGATCAAGGCCGCCATCTTCGGTTGGCTGGCGGCGATCATCGGCGCCTACAAGGGCCTCAACGCGGGCGGCGGCCCGAGTGGTGTCGGCCGCGCTGTGAACGAAGCGGTCATCATCGCGTTCATGGCGTTGTTCTTCCTGAACGCCGTGATCACCGCCATCTACTTCCAGGTCGCACCGCCGGTGGGTCTGTGA
- a CDS encoding ion channel, with protein sequence MPTADSRIATAAQAAGRHPSACLLFAQLIVVLAYPSLDGSTVGRAVLGVVQMLVVLTAVWAVRRTPVLAWVAGLLGIPAMLLSVAEAISPDTEWVVLASAAFHVPFYFFVSYAMLRYLFHDDEVTRDEIFATGAAFTVVAWGFAYLYAAAQVLWPGSFIGFNSPDGADALPWFELLYLSFTTLTSVGLSDVYPVMDQARSFVMVEQVAGVFYIALVVARMVGLAARRH encoded by the coding sequence GTGCCCACCGCAGACAGCCGAATCGCGACCGCCGCGCAGGCCGCCGGGCGCCATCCGTCGGCGTGTCTGCTGTTCGCCCAACTCATCGTCGTGCTGGCCTATCCGAGCCTCGACGGCTCCACCGTTGGGCGGGCAGTCCTGGGCGTGGTGCAGATGCTGGTGGTCCTCACCGCGGTCTGGGCGGTACGACGCACGCCCGTCCTCGCCTGGGTCGCAGGACTGCTCGGCATCCCGGCGATGCTGCTGAGCGTCGCCGAGGCGATCAGCCCGGACACCGAATGGGTCGTGCTGGCCTCAGCGGCCTTCCACGTGCCCTTCTACTTCTTCGTGTCCTACGCGATGCTCCGGTACCTGTTCCACGACGACGAAGTGACCCGCGACGAGATCTTCGCGACCGGCGCGGCGTTCACCGTGGTCGCCTGGGGATTCGCCTACCTCTACGCCGCGGCCCAGGTGCTCTGGCCCGGATCCTTCATCGGCTTCAACAGCCCGGACGGCGCCGACGCGCTGCCGTGGTTCGAGTTGCTCTACCTGTCCTTCACCACACTGACCAGCGTCGGCCTGTCCGACGTCTACCCGGTGATGGACCAGGCGCGATCGTTCGTGATGGTCGAGCAGGTGGCCGGGGTGTTCTACATCGCGCTGGTCGTCGCCCGGATGGTCGGGCTGGCCGCGCGCCGCCACTGA
- a CDS encoding carboxymuconolactone decarboxylase family protein, with translation MTTESGARVAPGGWRDVGPLVAGFARVAGRVQGTEPPAVFLTLGRHRRLFWGWLHFAGRLMPGGRLARRESELVILRVASRRGSAYELEQHRRLGRRAGLSRDEIAAIETAEESAGFSARERLLLRATDELVADQDLSDALWADLGQEFDEREKIEIVMLVGHYAMLATALHALRVQPDKAR, from the coding sequence ATGACGACCGAGTCCGGAGCGCGTGTCGCTCCCGGCGGGTGGCGTGACGTCGGTCCGCTTGTCGCCGGGTTCGCCCGGGTCGCCGGTCGGGTGCAGGGCACCGAACCGCCTGCCGTGTTCCTCACCCTGGGTCGCCACCGTCGGTTGTTCTGGGGCTGGCTGCACTTCGCGGGTCGCCTGATGCCGGGAGGCCGACTGGCGCGTCGGGAATCGGAGTTGGTGATCCTTCGGGTCGCGAGCCGGCGTGGGTCGGCCTACGAGCTGGAACAGCACCGCAGGCTCGGTCGCCGCGCCGGGCTCAGCCGTGACGAGATCGCGGCCATCGAGACGGCCGAGGAGTCTGCTGGCTTCTCCGCCCGTGAACGGCTGCTGCTGCGTGCCACCGACGAACTGGTCGCCGACCAGGACCTGTCCGACGCCCTCTGGGCCGACCTGGGCCAGGAGTTCGATGAGCGCGAGAAGATCGAGATCGTGATGCTCGTCGGGCACTACGCGATGCTGGCGACCGCGTTGCACGCCCTGCGGGTGCAACCGGACAAGGCACGCTGA